From the Lolium rigidum isolate FL_2022 chromosome 2, APGP_CSIRO_Lrig_0.1, whole genome shotgun sequence genome, one window contains:
- the LOC124693044 gene encoding RING-H2 finger protein ATL73-like has protein sequence MLGSGLNLVTTVIGFGMSATFIVFVCARLICGRAVRAESDADAGAAVAAAARAMAPFDFDVEFRAADLDRTIEHTCSGLEPFVVAAIPTMTYSSEAFHSKDDAQCSICLGEYNEKEILRIMPTCRHNFHLSCIDTWLQKQTTCPICRISLELPGGKATASPAPSPPRLLGHPESSVSRSPHWILPIHRDRTGGRENRPASQESLEVVIELQHEHH, from the exons ATGCTGGGGTCGGGGCTGAATCTGGTGACCACGGTGATCGGCTTCGGCATGAGCGCCACCTTCATCGTCTTCGTCTGCGCGCGCCTCATCTGCGGCCGCGCCGTGCGGGCAGAGAGCGACGCcgacgcgggcgcggccgtcgccgccgccgcacggGCCATGGCGCCCTTCGACTTCGACGTCGAGTTCCGCGCCGCGGATCTCGATCGCACG ATTGAGCATACCTGCAGTGGGTTGGAACCTTTTGTTGTTGCTGCGATTCCTACGATGACGTATAGCTCTGAGGCCTTCCATTCAAAAGATGATGCCCA GTGCTCCATATGTTTGGGTGAATACAACGAGAAAGAGATTCTGCGGATCATGCCCACATGCAGACATAATTTTCACCTTTCCTGTATAGACACATGGTTACAAAAGCAGACGACTTGCCCAATCTGCCGAATCTCGCTGGAATTACCCGGTGGAAAAGCTACTGCTTCCCCTGCCCCTAGCCCCCCACGGTTACTTGGCCACCCTGAGAGCTCTGTCAGTCGATCACCTCACTGGATACTGCCTATTCATCGTGATCGTACTGGAGGCCGAGAAAACAGACCGGCCTCACAAGAATCACTAGAAGTGGTCATTGAACTCCAACATGAACACCATTGA